In a genomic window of Methanosarcina horonobensis HB-1 = JCM 15518:
- a CDS encoding prephenate dehydratase, protein MIIGMMGPEGSYSERAAKLWALKNGLRDVEFRYFADIEDAFLAAVKGKADISVIPVENSIEGSVGVTLDLLLENGAVIIGEIVVKIEHCLLSKGGPEKIRVILSHPQGLAQCRHFLKKHFPEAELRSTGSTSHAARLAGEFEEMAAIASPEAAERYGLKILLSNVQDRKENYTRFLVIRSEKKIPSDRTQGGAGVDMESYSDSCMSSGHRLHSESGAGIERTGLSACKTSLIVYLEKDRPGALYELLGAFAKRGINLTKIESRPSKKELGDYYFYIDFEGHTGDALIKDALEDIKSKAGTKSKSNALKVLGSYPAFKNSGSASVNTETQETQ, encoded by the coding sequence ATGATTATAGGCATGATGGGGCCGGAAGGCTCATATTCGGAAAGGGCTGCAAAACTATGGGCTCTGAAAAATGGCCTGAGGGATGTAGAGTTTCGTTACTTTGCAGATATCGAAGATGCTTTCCTGGCTGCGGTTAAAGGAAAAGCAGATATCTCCGTAATCCCTGTAGAAAACTCCATAGAGGGTTCGGTAGGGGTTACCCTCGATCTCCTTCTTGAAAACGGGGCTGTGATTATTGGAGAAATAGTCGTCAAAATCGAGCACTGCCTTCTCTCAAAAGGCGGGCCCGAGAAGATCAGGGTCATTCTTTCTCATCCCCAGGGGCTTGCCCAGTGCAGGCATTTCCTGAAAAAACATTTTCCCGAAGCTGAACTTCGGAGTACGGGCAGCACTTCCCATGCAGCCAGGCTGGCAGGGGAATTTGAGGAAATGGCAGCAATTGCGTCCCCTGAGGCTGCAGAGCGCTATGGGCTCAAAATCCTGCTCTCAAATGTCCAGGACAGGAAAGAAAACTATACCCGTTTTCTTGTTATTCGGAGTGAAAAAAAGATTCCATCGGACCGGACTCAGGGAGGTGCGGGAGTTGATATGGAGTCATACTCTGACTCCTGCATGAGTTCAGGACACAGGCTGCATTCCGAATCCGGAGCCGGGATAGAAAGGACAGGTCTTTCTGCCTGCAAAACATCTCTCATCGTATATCTGGAAAAAGACAGGCCAGGAGCATTATATGAACTTCTGGGAGCTTTTGCAAAAAGAGGAATTAATCTTACAAAAATAGAGTCCAGGCCTTCTAAAAAAGAGCTCGGAGACTACTACTTCTATATCGATTTTGAAGGTCATACGGGCGATGCACTTATAAAAGATGCCCTGGAAGATATAAAATCAAAAGCCGGCACAAAATCAAAATCCAACGCCTTAAAAGTGCTGGGTTCCTACCCGGCTTTTAAAAACTCAGGCTCGGCAAGCGTAAATACAGAGACACAGGAGACACAATAA
- a CDS encoding TrmB family transcriptional regulator: MQNERLLQEVGLNAYEAAAYLSLLKLGVSEASAIYRDSEVPYGKIYTVLESLAGKGFVEVQASRPKKFRAVDPELSLDTIFERKKAEIEREMAVLKASIEEAKQALKAVPNQKRKDEIFWTTAITESEIKKFAVSIYGEVKKSICIIPPIFGIPIVFYLLPEITKAIDKGVRIRLMVSPRFRALTSMLSNQEGEILEKLKKGLDIRLVQNFNSCFGIADDSIVVLFQPHPADRDRVLSVVKIRDAGLAKNLKDEFELLWSAGEKLDLQEELEEPQRLRKKNPKN; this comes from the coding sequence ATGCAGAATGAACGACTCCTGCAGGAAGTTGGTCTTAATGCTTATGAAGCAGCTGCCTATCTTTCTTTGTTGAAACTCGGTGTTTCCGAAGCAAGTGCCATATACAGGGATTCAGAGGTACCCTATGGGAAAATCTACACTGTCCTTGAGTCTCTGGCCGGAAAAGGCTTTGTGGAAGTCCAGGCTTCAAGGCCAAAAAAGTTCAGAGCAGTCGACCCCGAGCTTTCTCTGGACACTATTTTTGAGAGGAAAAAAGCTGAAATCGAAAGGGAGATGGCGGTTTTAAAAGCCTCTATAGAAGAAGCAAAACAGGCCCTGAAAGCTGTTCCTAATCAAAAACGAAAGGATGAGATCTTCTGGACTACAGCTATCACCGAATCCGAAATTAAAAAATTTGCTGTTTCTATTTATGGAGAAGTAAAAAAATCAATTTGCATCATTCCCCCTATCTTCGGAATCCCAATTGTTTTCTACCTGCTTCCGGAAATAACAAAGGCTATTGACAAGGGAGTCAGGATCAGGCTGATGGTTTCTCCGCGTTTCAGGGCTCTCACCTCCATGCTTTCCAACCAGGAGGGAGAAATTCTTGAAAAACTGAAAAAAGGTCTTGATATCAGGCTGGTCCAGAATTTCAACTCCTGTTTCGGGATTGCCGATGACAGCATAGTTGTTCTTTTCCAGCCCCATCCGGCAGACCGTGACAGGGTACTTTCGGTAGTGAAAATCCGGGACGCAGGGCTTGCAAAAAACCTGAAAGATGAGTTTGAACTTCTCTGGAGTGCAGGAGAGAAGCTTGACCTTCAGGAGGAACTGGAAGAGCCGCAGAGACTGAGGAAGAAAAATCCGAAAAACTAA
- a CDS encoding carboxymuconolactone decarboxylase family protein — translation MEEHKDLEHEELLESMSEKLGFTPHILEILGDLDGESLKKYNRCNKKLLSDGALPAKVKILVALAVVASKQCERCTVVQMQSALKNGATKEEIMELMDVIFITSGAPAVAACRDALKLLK, via the coding sequence ATGGAAGAGCATAAAGACCTGGAACACGAAGAATTACTGGAAAGTATGAGTGAAAAACTGGGTTTTACTCCGCATATCCTCGAAATTCTCGGAGACCTTGACGGTGAATCATTAAAAAAATATAACAGATGCAACAAAAAACTGCTGTCAGACGGTGCCCTGCCTGCAAAGGTAAAAATTTTGGTAGCTCTTGCAGTCGTCGCATCCAAACAATGTGAAAGATGTACTGTTGTACAGATGCAGAGTGCCCTCAAGAACGGTGCTACCAAAGAAGAAATAATGGAACTTATGGATGTCATATTCATAACCTCGGGGGCTCCTGCCGTAGCAGCTTGTAGAGATGCGCTAAAACTACTCAAATAA
- a CDS encoding ATP-binding protein has translation MVKRTIIKIDEEKCTGCGKCVAPCAEGAIQIINGKAKVVSEELCDGMGYCIGICPEGALSIEERHTVEFNREKAESQPKKQDISIRCFQCGAGEDTHYLMPLRHNMESIWVCTRCLPKLIHG, from the coding sequence ATGGTAAAACGAACAATTATTAAAATTGATGAGGAAAAATGCACAGGCTGTGGAAAATGTGTTGCACCCTGTGCTGAAGGCGCCATTCAAATAATCAATGGAAAAGCAAAAGTCGTATCCGAGGAACTCTGCGACGGTATGGGGTACTGCATCGGTATCTGTCCCGAGGGCGCTCTTTCTATTGAAGAAAGGCATACAGTTGAATTCAACAGGGAAAAAGCCGAGTCCCAGCCTAAAAAGCAAGATATCTCAATTCGCTGCTTCCAGTGCGGAGCCGGAGAAGATACCCACTATCTCATGCCCCTCAGGCACAATATGGAGAGCATCTGGGTCTGTACTCGCTGCCTGCCTAAGTTGATTCACGGCTAA